The following are from one region of the Staphylococcus schleiferi genome:
- the gatB gene encoding Asp-tRNA(Asn)/Glu-tRNA(Gln) amidotransferase subunit GatB — MHFETIIGLEVHVELKTDSKMFSNAPVAYGAEPNTNTTVIDLGYPGVLPTVNRRAVDWSMRAAMALNMEIATESKFDRKNYFYPDNPKAYQISQLDQPIGENGYIDIEVNGETKRIGITRLHMEEDAGKSTHKNGYSLVDLNRQGTPLVEIVSEPDIRSPEEAYAYLEKLRSIIQYTGVSDCKMEEGSLRCDANISLRPYGQEKFGTKAELKNLNSFNNVRKGLEYEVKRQEEELLNGGEILQETRRFEESTGKTILMRVKEASDDYRYFPEPDIVPLYIDEDWKARVRASIPELPDARKDKYVKEYGLPEYDAHVLTLTKEMSDFFEEAVAEGAEVKLISNWLMGGVNEYLNKNQIELQDTALTPTNLAGMIKLIQDGTMSSKIAKKVFPELAKNGGDAKQIMKDKGLVQISDEGEILKFVQEAIANNPQSVEDFKNGKGKAMGFLVGQIMKLSKGQANPQLANQLLKQELEKQ; from the coding sequence ATGCATTTTGAAACAATAATCGGACTTGAAGTCCATGTTGAATTGAAAACAGACTCAAAAATGTTTTCGAATGCACCAGTAGCATACGGTGCTGAGCCAAATACAAACACAACCGTGATCGATTTAGGTTACCCTGGTGTCTTACCAACGGTTAACCGTCGTGCAGTGGACTGGTCAATGCGTGCAGCGATGGCCTTAAATATGGAAATTGCTACAGAATCTAAGTTTGACCGTAAAAACTATTTTTATCCAGACAATCCAAAGGCCTACCAAATCTCTCAATTAGATCAGCCCATTGGAGAAAATGGTTATATTGATATTGAAGTGAACGGTGAAACAAAACGTATTGGTATTACAAGATTGCATATGGAAGAAGACGCAGGGAAATCGACACATAAAAACGGCTACTCACTTGTTGACTTAAACCGTCAAGGGACACCACTTGTAGAAATCGTTTCAGAACCTGATATTCGTTCACCAGAAGAAGCATATGCTTATTTAGAAAAATTACGTTCTATCATTCAATATACAGGCGTATCTGACTGTAAAATGGAAGAGGGTTCATTACGTTGTGATGCGAACATCTCTTTACGACCATACGGACAAGAAAAATTTGGTACAAAAGCCGAATTGAAAAACTTGAATTCATTTAACAATGTTCGTAAAGGTTTAGAATATGAAGTTAAACGCCAAGAAGAAGAACTCTTAAATGGTGGCGAAATTCTACAAGAAACACGTCGTTTCGAGGAATCAACAGGCAAAACAATCTTGATGCGTGTTAAAGAAGCATCAGATGATTATCGTTATTTCCCAGAACCAGACATCGTGCCATTGTACATTGATGAAGACTGGAAAGCGCGTGTTCGTGCTTCAATTCCTGAACTTCCAGATGCACGTAAAGATAAATATGTAAAAGAATATGGTTTACCTGAATACGATGCACACGTTCTAACATTAACAAAAGAAATGTCTGACTTCTTTGAAGAAGCAGTCGCTGAAGGTGCAGAAGTGAAGCTCATTTCAAACTGGTTAATGGGCGGAGTTAATGAATATTTAAATAAAAACCAAATTGAATTACAAGATACAGCACTTACACCAACGAATTTAGCAGGCATGATCAAATTGATTCAAGATGGTACGATGAGTAGCAAAATTGCGAAAAAAGTATTCCCTGAATTAGCTAAAAATGGTGGGGATGCTAAACAAATCATGAAAGATAAAGGCCTAGTTCAAATTTCAGATGAAGGTGAAATTCTTAAATTTGTTCAAGAGGCAATTGCAAATAATCCACAATCTGTTGAAGACTTTAAAAACGGAAAAGGAAAAGCGATGGGCTTCTTAGTAGGTCAAATCATGAAATTATCTAAAGGACAAGCTAATCCACAATTAGCAAACCAATTGTTAAAACAAGAATTAGAAAAGCAATAA
- a CDS encoding ferritin — protein sequence MLNQKLLDALNQQMNHEYFAAHAYMAMAAYCDYHSYEGFANFYIEQAKEERFHGQKIYDYINDRGEKAVFSDLNAPKVDFNSILETFEDGLKQEQHVTKHFYELSEIAREEKDYATISFLNWFLDEQVEEEAMFETHIDYLKRIGDDANTLYLYEKELASRRFNDQA from the coding sequence ATGTTAAATCAAAAATTACTAGATGCTTTAAATCAACAAATGAATCATGAATACTTTGCAGCTCATGCGTATATGGCTATGGCTGCATATTGTGACTATCATTCTTATGAGGGCTTTGCAAATTTCTATATAGAACAAGCTAAAGAAGAACGTTTCCACGGTCAAAAGATTTATGATTACATCAATGATCGCGGTGAAAAAGCGGTATTCAGCGACTTGAATGCACCTAAAGTTGACTTTAATTCTATACTTGAAACATTTGAAGATGGACTCAAACAAGAACAACATGTCACAAAACATTTTTATGAACTCTCTGAAATCGCGCGTGAAGAAAAAGATTATGCGACAATTTCATTTTTAAACTGGTTCTTAGATGAACAAGTTGAAGAAGAAGCAATGTTTGAAACGCATATCGATTATTTAAAACGTATTGGTGATGATGCAAATACGCTTTATTTATACGAAAAAGAATTAGCTTCACGTCGATTTAATGACCAAGCATAA
- the dinB gene encoding DNA polymerase IV: MSERRIIHIDMDFFFAQVEVRDHPKLRGKPVIVGGKASGRGVVSTASYEARAFGVHSAMPMARAHQLCPDGYYVTPRYEVYREVSQQIMDIFKSYTDQVEPLSLDEAFLDITDLVRPDLPASRIAQFIRRDIYEKTKLTSSAGVSYNKFLAKLASGMNKPNGLTVIDYDNVHDILMGLDIGDFPGVGKASKAKMQQHDIFTGKDLYQKSERELVQLFGKKGQHLYERVRGRDQRSVKSERIRKSVGAERTFSIDTNDDEEILQKIEMLCDKIAERLEKLNQAGRTVTVKIKTDRFENYSKQRSLNTPVREAEDIYQVAYELYYELKEADTPIRLIGVTVGSLQDAFFRNMTIYDYL, translated from the coding sequence ATGAGTGAGCGTCGTATTATTCATATTGATATGGATTTCTTTTTTGCACAAGTGGAAGTACGTGACCATCCGAAATTACGAGGAAAGCCCGTTATTGTGGGTGGGAAAGCAAGTGGGCGGGGTGTGGTTTCTACAGCATCTTATGAAGCTAGAGCTTTTGGTGTACATTCAGCCATGCCTATGGCGAGAGCGCACCAGTTATGCCCGGACGGTTATTATGTTACGCCGAGATATGAAGTGTATCGAGAAGTTTCCCAACAAATTATGGATATATTTAAAAGTTATACAGATCAAGTGGAACCTTTGTCTTTAGATGAGGCTTTTTTAGACATTACTGACTTAGTACGCCCCGACCTTCCTGCATCACGTATTGCTCAATTTATACGTCGAGACATTTATGAGAAAACGAAGCTGACTTCAAGCGCAGGTGTCTCATATAATAAATTTCTTGCCAAATTAGCCAGTGGTATGAATAAACCCAACGGACTCACAGTTATTGATTATGACAATGTACATGATATTTTAATGGGGTTAGATATCGGTGATTTTCCAGGTGTAGGGAAGGCCTCAAAAGCGAAGATGCAACAACATGATATTTTTACTGGAAAAGATTTATATCAAAAATCAGAAAGAGAGCTTGTGCAACTTTTTGGAAAGAAAGGGCAACATCTTTATGAGCGTGTACGGGGTCGTGATCAGAGAAGTGTTAAATCAGAGCGGATTCGGAAAAGTGTGGGGGCAGAACGTACTTTTTCAATCGATACGAATGATGACGAAGAGATATTACAAAAAATTGAAATGCTGTGTGATAAAATTGCTGAGCGACTTGAAAAATTGAATCAAGCGGGGCGAACTGTGACAGTGAAAATTAAGACGGACCGCTTTGAAAATTATTCCAAACAGCGAAGTTTAAATACACCGGTCAGAGAAGCGGAAGACATTTATCAAGTGGCTTACGAACTTTATTATGAGCTTAAAGAAGCAGATACGCCGATTCGATTAATCGGGGTCACAGTCGGTAGTTTGCAAGATGCGTTTTTTCGAAATATGACCATTTATGATTATTTATAA
- the gatA gene encoding Asp-tRNA(Asn)/Glu-tRNA(Gln) amidotransferase subunit GatA, whose amino-acid sequence MSIRYESIENLQKMIKENQIKPSEIVKDIYQAIEETDPTIQSFLALDKENAIKKAEELDELQAKGEINGKLFGIPMGIKDNIITEGLETTCASKMLEGFVPIYESTVMKKLHHENGVLIGKVNLDEFAMGGSTETSYFKKTVNPFDHKAVPGGSSGGSAAAVAAGLVPFTLGTDTGGSIRQPAAYCGVVGLKPTYGRVSRYGLVAFASSLDQIGPITRNVKDNALVLEAIVGEDEMDSTSAPDGSTDFTSEIGQDIKGMKIGLPKEYIGEGVDPEVKEAVLKAAETFKSLGAIVEEVSLPRTSYGIPSYYVIASAEASSNLARFDGIRYGYHSKEAQTLEELYKLSRSEGFGQEVKRRILLGTYVLSSGYYDAYYKKAQKVRTLIKQDFESVFEDYDVILGPTTPTVAFDIGAEINDPLTMYANDLLTTPVNLAGLPGISIPCGLAENGRPIGLQIIGKPFDEKTVYRVAHQYETQFNLHDQYQKL is encoded by the coding sequence ATGAGCATCCGTTATGAGTCTATTGAAAATCTGCAAAAGATGATCAAGGAGAATCAAATTAAGCCTTCAGAAATTGTGAAAGATATTTATCAAGCAATCGAAGAAACTGATCCTACAATCCAATCATTTTTAGCATTAGATAAAGAAAATGCAATTAAAAAAGCCGAAGAATTAGATGAATTACAAGCGAAAGGCGAAATCAACGGTAAATTGTTTGGTATTCCTATGGGGATCAAAGACAATATTATCACAGAAGGTCTTGAGACAACTTGTGCAAGTAAAATGTTAGAAGGCTTTGTACCGATTTATGAGTCTACAGTGATGAAAAAACTCCATCATGAAAATGGTGTGTTAATCGGTAAGGTCAACTTAGATGAGTTTGCTATGGGTGGATCTACAGAAACGTCGTATTTCAAAAAAACTGTTAATCCATTTGATCATAAAGCGGTACCTGGTGGTTCTTCAGGTGGTTCAGCAGCAGCAGTCGCAGCTGGTTTGGTACCATTCACATTAGGAACTGACACAGGGGGCTCTATTCGCCAACCTGCAGCCTACTGTGGTGTCGTTGGTTTGAAACCAACTTACGGTCGTGTTTCTCGTTACGGTCTTGTCGCATTTGCCTCTTCGTTAGACCAAATCGGCCCAATTACAAGAAACGTGAAAGATAATGCGCTTGTTTTAGAAGCTATCGTTGGTGAAGACGAAATGGATTCAACAAGTGCTCCAGATGGATCAACTGACTTTACATCAGAAATTGGTCAAGATATTAAAGGAATGAAAATAGGTCTACCTAAAGAATATATCGGCGAAGGTGTCGACCCAGAAGTCAAAGAAGCGGTATTGAAAGCGGCAGAAACGTTCAAATCTTTAGGTGCAATCGTTGAAGAAGTATCATTACCTAGAACATCTTATGGGATCCCTTCTTACTATGTGATTGCCTCAGCGGAAGCATCATCTAACTTAGCACGTTTTGATGGTATTCGCTATGGTTACCACTCTAAAGAAGCCCAAACATTAGAAGAATTATACAAACTTTCAAGAAGTGAAGGTTTTGGTCAAGAAGTAAAACGTCGTATTTTATTAGGTACGTATGTATTAAGTTCAGGCTATTATGATGCCTATTATAAAAAAGCACAAAAAGTCCGTACATTAATCAAACAAGATTTTGAAAGTGTATTTGAAGACTATGATGTTATTTTAGGACCTACAACACCAACTGTCGCATTTGATATTGGAGCTGAAATCAACGATCCATTGACAATGTACGCAAACGATTTGTTAACTACGCCTGTCAACTTAGCAGGGTTACCTGGTATCTCTATACCTTGTGGTTTAGCAGAAAATGGTCGTCCTATCGGTTTACAAATTATTGGTAAGCCATTTGATGAAAAAACAGTTTACCGTGTGGCACATCAATACGAAACGCAATTTAATTTACACGACCAATATCAAAAATTATAA
- a CDS encoding 3'-5' exonuclease, giving the protein MATNAFVALDFETANYKRTSICSVGMVKVVDNQLTETFYTLVNPKDYFSPQNIRIHGIHQNDVQDAPDFAYVYPYMMQFIDDLPVVAHNAAFDMSVLHASIQAANMQTPPMTYFCSYQLSKRTVASKRHGLKHMMSHFKLDFHGHHDALNDAKACAMITYRLLKHYPSLENVLQIYGKQLTDKDSL; this is encoded by the coding sequence ATGGCGACTAATGCCTTTGTAGCACTCGATTTTGAAACTGCCAATTATAAAAGAACAAGCATTTGTTCAGTGGGAATGGTCAAAGTGGTTGATAATCAGCTGACTGAAACGTTTTATACATTGGTCAATCCGAAAGATTATTTCTCACCACAAAATATTAGAATACATGGTATTCATCAAAATGATGTACAAGATGCACCTGATTTTGCATATGTGTATCCTTATATGATGCAATTTATAGATGATTTACCTGTTGTCGCGCACAATGCTGCGTTTGATATGTCTGTATTGCATGCTAGCATTCAAGCTGCAAATATGCAAACGCCTCCAATGACTTACTTTTGTTCTTATCAATTATCAAAACGTACTGTTGCTTCTAAACGACACGGCCTTAAACATATGATGTCACATTTTAAATTGGACTTTCATGGGCACCATGACGCTTTAAATGATGCTAAAGCATGTGCCATGATTACTTATCGCCTTTTAAAACACTATCCAAGTTTAGAAAATGTGCTTCAAATTTACGGTAAGCAACTGACCGATAAAGATTCATTATAA
- the gatC gene encoding Asp-tRNA(Asn)/Glu-tRNA(Gln) amidotransferase subunit GatC — MAEITKDQVAHIANLARLNVTEEETSDMQQTLEGILNFCHQIDAVDTENVKPTHHVLDLQNVLREDVAGQGLPQEKVLSNAKEVEAGQFKVPAVMNGEDA; from the coding sequence ATGGCTGAAATTACCAAAGACCAGGTTGCACATATTGCTAATCTTGCGCGTTTAAATGTGACTGAAGAAGAAACAAGTGATATGCAGCAAACATTAGAAGGTATTTTAAATTTTTGTCATCAAATTGATGCTGTCGATACAGAAAATGTGAAACCAACGCATCATGTATTAGATTTACAAAATGTTTTACGTGAAGACGTGGCAGGACAAGGGTTGCCACAAGAAAAAGTATTGAGTAATGCCAAAGAAGTTGAGGCTGGGCAATTTAAAGTACCGGCAGTTATGAATGGGGAGGACGCATAA
- the rlmD gene encoding 23S rRNA (uracil(1939)-C(5))-methyltransferase RlmD, whose protein sequence is MDLVKKNEVYEGEVVDLTHEGHGVVKKERYPIFIPQTLVDEKIKYKVIKVKKNFAIGKLIEVQSPSQDRVEPPCVYYQQCGGCQLQHLSYEAQLEMKRKQVINLFHHKGKMTHVPIHPTVGMEHPWHYRNKSQIPVGAGRHNEVEMGFYRQRSHQIIDMEQCLIQYDDQNEMMTMVKDLLKKYHIAPYDEQQHKGLVRHLVVRKGYYTQEIMVIFVINGTKLPYQDEIVAALTQKFKNIKSIKLNFQRDRSNVIMGKTSRTIYGQEIIEDQLEQLTFEIGDLSFYQINVTQTQKLYAKALEYAKLTGRETVLDAYCGIGTIGLFMAPHAKHVYGVEAVPEAIEDAQRNAQKNHISNTTFVAGTAEDVILKWQKEGIQPDVVTVDPPRKGCDATFIQTLNQLAPQRIVYVSCNPSTQLRDIESLTNQYELKEITPVDMFPHTTHVETVALLERK, encoded by the coding sequence ATGGATTTAGTTAAAAAAAATGAAGTTTATGAAGGGGAAGTTGTGGATCTCACACATGAAGGGCATGGTGTAGTCAAAAAGGAACGTTATCCAATATTTATTCCACAAACTTTAGTCGATGAGAAAATAAAATATAAAGTTATTAAAGTTAAAAAGAATTTTGCGATAGGGAAGTTAATAGAAGTTCAATCACCGAGTCAAGACCGTGTCGAACCGCCTTGTGTCTATTATCAACAATGTGGCGGGTGTCAATTACAACATCTTTCTTATGAAGCGCAGTTGGAGATGAAAAGAAAACAAGTGATTAATCTTTTCCATCACAAAGGGAAGATGACGCATGTGCCTATTCATCCTACAGTTGGAATGGAGCACCCTTGGCATTATCGTAATAAGTCACAAATTCCTGTAGGTGCGGGGCGTCACAATGAAGTCGAAATGGGTTTTTATCGTCAACGCAGTCATCAAATTATTGATATGGAACAGTGTCTCATTCAATATGATGATCAAAATGAAATGATGACTATGGTGAAAGATTTATTAAAAAAATATCACATCGCGCCTTATGATGAACAACAACATAAAGGATTAGTCCGTCATTTAGTTGTTAGAAAAGGCTATTATACACAAGAGATTATGGTTATCTTTGTGATAAATGGGACGAAACTTCCATATCAAGATGAAATTGTAGCGGCATTAACACAAAAATTTAAAAATATAAAAAGTATCAAGTTGAACTTTCAACGCGATCGATCCAACGTGATTATGGGAAAAACATCTCGAACAATCTATGGTCAAGAAATCATTGAAGATCAATTGGAACAGCTTACTTTTGAAATTGGAGACTTGTCTTTCTATCAAATTAATGTCACACAAACACAAAAGTTATACGCGAAAGCACTCGAATATGCAAAGTTAACAGGTCGTGAAACGGTACTAGATGCGTATTGTGGCATAGGGACAATTGGCTTATTTATGGCACCGCATGCGAAACATGTGTATGGGGTAGAGGCGGTACCTGAAGCGATTGAAGATGCGCAACGAAATGCACAAAAAAATCATATTTCTAATACGACATTTGTTGCGGGGACTGCTGAAGATGTTATCTTGAAGTGGCAGAAAGAAGGTATTCAACCCGATGTTGTTACGGTCGATCCCCCTCGTAAAGGCTGTGACGCAACATTTATTCAGACTTTGAATCAACTTGCACCTCAACGCATTGTCTATGTCTCTTGTAATCCAAGTACGCAGTTAAGAGATATCGAAAGTCTTACCAATCAATATGAACTAAAAGAGATAACGCCAGTAGATATGTTTCCGCATACAACACATGTTGAAACTGTGGCACTTTTAGAAAGAAAATAG
- a CDS encoding Mur ligase family protein, with translation MRQWTAIHMAKLARKASRATGRKGTDLPGQVARKIDKDILRKLAGRVDEVVFVSGTNGKTTTSNLIGHTLRANNIEIIHNNEGANMAAGITSAFIVQSSNQTKIAIIEIDEGSIPRVLKEMTPTKMVFTNFFRDQMDRFGEIDIMVNGIISAIQGKGIHLLLNADDPFVSRLKIASDHVTYYGMKAHAYTFEQSTMNESRYCPSCGALLNYSHIHYNQLGHYTCRCGFNRQTPKYEVKSFTINPFIKMNVNDATFDMKIAGDFNAYNALAAYTVLRDLGLDNDAIKKGFETYTSDNGRMQYFESGTKKALINLAKNPAGMNASIAMGEKLNESKVYVISLNDFAADGKDTSWIYDADFEKLSEQEIEAIIVTGARAEELQLRLKIAEVTVPIILEKDIYKATAMTMNYESFTVAIPNYTSLAPMLEQLNRSFEEDEPNA, from the coding sequence ATGAGACAATGGACAGCAATTCATATGGCAAAGCTTGCCAGAAAAGCAAGTCGTGCAACAGGCCGAAAAGGGACAGATTTGCCAGGTCAAGTTGCGAGAAAAATTGATAAAGATATTTTACGTAAATTAGCAGGTCGTGTTGATGAAGTTGTATTTGTGAGTGGCACAAATGGTAAAACGACGACCTCTAATTTAATCGGTCATACATTAAGAGCGAATAACATTGAGATTATTCACAATAATGAAGGTGCAAACATGGCAGCTGGTATCACTTCAGCTTTCATTGTTCAATCTTCAAATCAAACAAAAATTGCAATTATAGAAATTGACGAAGGCTCAATACCACGTGTTTTAAAGGAAATGACGCCAACGAAAATGGTTTTTACTAATTTTTTCAGAGATCAAATGGATCGTTTTGGAGAAATTGATATTATGGTGAACGGTATTATTTCAGCGATTCAAGGTAAAGGTATTCATCTTTTATTAAATGCAGATGACCCATTCGTCAGTCGTTTGAAAATTGCGAGTGATCATGTCACATATTATGGCATGAAAGCACATGCGTATACATTTGAACAGTCTACGATGAATGAAAGCCGATACTGTCCGAGTTGTGGGGCGCTTTTAAACTATTCCCATATTCATTATAATCAGCTAGGACACTATACATGTCGATGTGGTTTCAATCGTCAAACTCCGAAATACGAAGTGAAATCATTTACAATTAATCCTTTTATTAAAATGAATGTTAATGATGCGACATTCGACATGAAAATAGCTGGGGATTTTAACGCGTATAATGCGTTAGCAGCTTATACAGTTTTAAGAGACCTTGGTTTAGATAATGATGCTATTAAAAAAGGCTTTGAAACATATACGTCTGATAATGGTCGAATGCAGTATTTCGAAAGTGGTACAAAAAAAGCCCTCATTAATTTAGCTAAAAACCCTGCTGGTATGAATGCTTCCATTGCGATGGGAGAGAAATTAAATGAATCGAAAGTATATGTAATCAGCTTAAATGATTTTGCGGCAGATGGTAAAGATACATCATGGATTTATGATGCGGATTTTGAAAAGTTAAGCGAGCAAGAAATTGAAGCGATTATTGTGACTGGGGCAAGAGCGGAAGAATTACAATTACGCTTAAAAATTGCGGAAGTAACTGTTCCAATTATTCTTGAAAAAGATATCTATAAAGCTACAGCAATGACTATGAATTATGAAAGTTTTACAGTTGCGATTCCAAACTATACGTCTTTAGCACCAATGCTTGAACAATTAAATCGCTCGTTTGAGGAGGATGAGCCTAATGCATGA
- a CDS encoding metalloprotease family protein — protein sequence MYRIDLFHNRQVMKRFLLLQVIVVLAFIVLSYKWAMIVTTIQEQRFFTNIIIGILGFLVIVCFHEGMKTLLFKMISNEQSRSYQLKNGVLLTFLPEYFFNRITFLTVMLLPSVLICLLLFVIFINLPYTSVIFVFAIYMGYCLISFYLVFIALKDKKAQYFEMTEDGLILYQQKPTHYTHKMND from the coding sequence ATGTATAGAATTGACCTTTTTCATAATAGGCAAGTGATGAAGCGCTTCTTATTGCTTCAGGTTATAGTTGTGTTAGCTTTTATTGTATTGAGTTATAAATGGGCGATGATTGTCACTACAATTCAAGAACAACGCTTTTTTACAAATATAATTATTGGTATTTTAGGGTTTTTGGTTATCGTTTGTTTTCATGAGGGGATGAAAACATTACTTTTTAAGATGATTTCAAATGAGCAATCACGTTCTTATCAACTGAAAAACGGTGTACTTTTAACATTTTTGCCTGAGTATTTCTTTAATCGAATTACGTTTTTAACGGTAATGTTACTGCCATCCGTTTTAATTTGTTTATTGTTATTTGTTATTTTCATCAACCTGCCTTATACATCTGTTATATTTGTTTTTGCGATTTACATGGGTTATTGTTTAATTTCTTTTTACCTTGTTTTTATCGCGTTGAAAGATAAAAAAGCACAGTATTTTGAAATGACAGAAGATGGATTAATATTATATCAACAGAAGCCAACACACTATACTCATAAAATGAATGATTAA
- a CDS encoding SdpI family protein: MLLTAINLIYLLIIKLMHHALKNHIGDQPNLWIGFRTPTTFKSTEIWLFAQRQSLKDFFKISMISLIIGIGWLIYDLLHFIQEMSIIIQAFLIIFISLIIVITTEIKVRKFAKTQQK; the protein is encoded by the coding sequence ATGCTATTAACAGCCATCAATTTGATTTATTTACTCATTATAAAATTAATGCACCATGCGCTAAAGAATCATATTGGTGATCAACCCAACTTATGGATTGGTTTTAGAACACCTACAACATTTAAATCCACTGAAATTTGGCTATTTGCTCAGCGCCAATCTTTAAAGGATTTTTTCAAGATCAGTATGATTTCACTCATCATCGGCATCGGCTGGTTGATTTATGATTTACTTCATTTTATTCAAGAAATGTCAATCATCATTCAAGCTTTTCTCATTATCTTCATCTCTCTTATCATCGTTATTACAACAGAGATTAAAGTACGAAAATTTGCTAAGACACAGCAAAAATAA
- a CDS encoding diacylglycerol kinase, which produces MRKRARIIYNPTSGKEMFKRALPDVLVKMEQAGYETSAYATQRVGDATEEAARAIDAHYDLLVVAGGDGTLNEVVNGIAEKPQRPKLGLIPMGTVNDFGRALHLPTDIFEAVDVILEGKTVQVDIGKMNSRYFINLAGGGKITEVSYEAPSKLKSIVGPFAYYIKGFEMLPQMHAVDVRIEYDSHVFEGEIMLFLLGLTNSMAGFEKLVPDAKLDDGKFTLLIVEKANLAELGHIMTLASRGEHIKHPKVHYHKAQSINISSFSDMPLNVDGEYGGQLPANFLNLVRHIEVFSPGQDRNELLIDEPTQSE; this is translated from the coding sequence ATGAGAAAACGCGCGAGAATAATTTATAATCCTACATCAGGAAAAGAAATGTTTAAACGAGCTTTGCCTGACGTACTTGTTAAAATGGAACAGGCTGGTTATGAAACAAGTGCCTATGCCACGCAAAGGGTAGGCGATGCAACGGAAGAAGCTGCGCGAGCTATAGATGCGCATTATGATTTGTTAGTTGTTGCAGGTGGTGACGGGACTTTAAATGAAGTCGTGAATGGTATTGCCGAAAAACCACAACGTCCCAAACTTGGATTGATTCCTATGGGAACGGTTAATGACTTTGGAAGAGCGCTTCATCTACCTACAGATATATTTGAAGCGGTCGATGTCATTTTGGAAGGCAAAACAGTTCAAGTCGATATTGGAAAAATGAATAGTCGCTATTTTATTAATTTAGCAGGTGGCGGTAAAATCACAGAAGTTTCGTACGAGGCACCTAGCAAGTTAAAATCAATAGTTGGCCCATTTGCATATTACATTAAAGGATTTGAAATGTTGCCACAGATGCATGCGGTTGATGTCCGAATTGAATATGATTCACATGTTTTTGAGGGTGAAATCATGTTATTCCTACTTGGATTAACGAATTCGATGGCAGGATTTGAAAAACTAGTGCCGGATGCCAAATTAGATGACGGTAAATTTACTTTATTAATTGTGGAAAAAGCAAATTTAGCTGAACTCGGTCATATTATGACTTTGGCTTCTAGAGGGGAACATATTAAACATCCAAAAGTACACTACCATAAGGCACAGTCGATTAATATTTCCTCGTTCAGCGATATGCCATTAAATGTAGATGGTGAGTACGGGGGTCAGTTACCGGCGAACTTTTTAAACTTAGTCCGTCATATCGAGGTCTTTTCGCCAGGGCAAGATCGCAATGAATTACTGATTGACGAACCGACGCAGTCTGAATAA